TGGCGCTTTTACGAAGTTTGACTTGCCGCCGCCGGGCGTGTAGTACCTGACGTCAAAAAGATTTTGAATATTGAGGGAGGCTGATAAATCTTTTGCCAAATCCCTGACACCCATGTTGAGGTTGACCAGGGTATAGGCCCGCACCGTCTGCTCTTTGGTTTCATCCCTGTCAATCCATGAGGAAGTTGTCTCACCTATCCATTTAACGATGGGACTGATAAAATATTTTCCGTAAGAAAGTGTCAGTCCCCCCTTGATCTTGTTTCTGGTTACATAGGGTGGCTTCCTGTCTACCCCATCCCCCTCATCAATGATACCGTCCGTATGAGTATAGTTACCCCAGTATTTAATTCCCGCGCCACCAATTTTTGCATCATAATCGATTGCGAGATGCCCGCCGTAATAGGTGGCCTTTCCTACATTTTCATTCCTTTTCCAGCTTTCAATAAGGCCGCCCTCTATATAGTCAGAGGGAGTATCATATTCAACCCCGAAAATGAGATTTTCAACCTCTGTGTAATAGGTTAAAATTTCGAAAGAGAACTCTTTGTCAAACTTGTGAAGAAGCGCCAGCTCTGCCGTCTTTGTTTTTTCAGGTTTAAGGTCGGGGTTGGGGAGACTCATAAATTCACTCACATACTCGCCTGAGCCCGAACTGTAATGATCAAAAACCCCGAAGTGGTAAGCATAGGCTTTGTAAGGAGACGGCGCGAGATAGGCCTCACCGTAAAGGAGCTTTATAACCGTTTTCTTCTGCGGTTTAATGACAATGCCGCCCCGGGGATTGGTCGTCTCGCCATAGCGGCTATTGTAATCATACCTGACGCCTAATGTGCTGGAAAAGCTGTCACTCCAGTAAGACCGGGCCTGCAAATAAGCGCCGTAATTCTCATAGTTAAGCTCATAGATTTTTACGGGCAGCGTATTATTGGTCCCGCCATAGTAGTACTGCTGTTCGGAAGGAGGCCTGTCGGGATCGTATTTACGCCCTAACAGGTCGTAGGTCTTTGGGAGAGCATAAAAGCTCTCGAAGGAAGCGCCACCAATAATAGTGTGGTCTTCCATCTTATGGTCCACTTGCTGCTCAAGCATAAATTTTCTGCTATGGGCATATTTATAGGAATCCTGAAAATCGACATAACGGTTTCTATATTTTGAACCGGGAAGCACTTCATAGGTGAGGTAGCTGATGGACGTCTTGCCGACAGTATTTTGCAGCCTGTCCGATCGATATTCCCCATAATAATTCTTGATGAGCGTTTCCCACCGGGCGTCGGACCCGAAATAGGACCAGCCGGGCATAACACCGGCCGTCGAGGGATGCCTGAAATAGGATTCACTGTAGCCGAGTGTGAAGCTGTCGGCGAGAACAAGCTTTGC
This genomic window from Deltaproteobacteria bacterium contains:
- a CDS encoding TonB-dependent receptor yields the protein MTATKTKERAVDVPATLIVITKEQIRERGYRNLFDIFKDLPDVDIRENTSEEAYNVISLRGNFSQEKFIIMMDGYRVSSPTNEPIPIADNFPLYNVKQVEVVFGPASALYGADAFAGVVNIITKDAMELDGAHMTASAGSFGYANHYVNLGGRLYENVKLSAGGHWHESDNADLSEYYDEYDMNVPLVTYAHYTTAESNEREDFYGKTKSYSAYAKLVLADSFTLGYSESYFRHPSTAGVMPGWSYFGSDARWETLIKNYYGEYRSDRLQNTVGKTSISYLTYEVLPGSKYRNRYVDFQDSYKYAHSRKFMLEQQVDHKMEDHTIIGGASFESFYALPKTYDLLGRKYDPDRPPSEQQYYYGGTNNTLPVKIYELNYENYGAYLQARSYWSDSFSSTLGVRYDYNSRYGETTNPRGGIVIKPQKKTVIKLLYGEAYLAPSPYKAYAYHFGVFDHYSSGSGEYVSEFMSLPNPDLKPEKTKTAELALLHKFDKEFSFEILTYYTEVENLIFGVEYDTPSDYIEGGLIESWKRNENVGKATYYGGHLAIDYDAKIGGAGIKYWGNYTHTDGIIDEGDGVDRKPPYVTRNKIKGGLTLSYGKYFISPIVKWIGETTSSWIDRDETKEQTVRAYTLVNLNMGVRDLAKDLSASLNIQNLFDVRYYTPGGGKSNFVKAPQEPRKIIFSLNYKL